One window of the Eucalyptus grandis isolate ANBG69807.140 chromosome 6, ASM1654582v1, whole genome shotgun sequence genome contains the following:
- the LOC104450315 gene encoding pentatricopeptide repeat-containing protein At5g42310, chloroplastic yields the protein MFALHPPIPTRFPSTQLPNSPTLLRRRHLHLHLLLFPPLSSATSSSTAGAFATSDYSSPSTSPHLPPDFEELRRLEVGGDAARDGDGDGDGGDDDDVLSLQSRRYDFAPLLDFLSNSISSADSDSDPGSASPTSLDRAEFQLAESYRAVPAPLWHSLLKSLCSAPSSTGLAYAVVSWLQKHNLCFSYELLYSILIHALGRSEKLYEAFLLSQRQTLTPLTYNALIGACARNDDLEKALNLMSRMRQDGYQSDFVNYSLIIQSLTRSNKIDSSILQRLYREIELDKIELDAQLFHDVIVGFAKSGDPDRALHFLGVAQGCGLSPKTATLVAVISALGNSGRTLEAEAVFEELKEGGLKPRTRAYNALLKGYVKTGSLRDAEWIVSEMERNGVLPDEHTYSLLIDAYVNAGRWESARIVLKEMEASNLQPNSFVFGRILAAYRDKGEWQRTFQVLREMKSCGVRPDRHFYNVMIDTFGKYNCLDHAMDTFDRMLSEGIEPCNVTWNTLIDCHSKAGHHDRAVELFEEMKERGCSPCTTTYNIMINSFGEQQRWEDVKSLLGKMRGEGLLPNVVTYTTLVDIYGQSGRFNDAVDCLDDMKSAGLKPSSTMYNALINAYAQRGMSDQALDAFRLMRADGLKPSLFALNSLINAFGEDRRDAEAFAVLQYMKENNLKPDVVTYTTLMKVLIRVDKFQKVPEVYEEMIVSGCMPDRKARAMLRSALRYMRQTLRSR from the exons ATGTTCGCACTCCATCCACCGATTCCAACTCGCTTTCCCTCAACTCAGCTCCCCAACTCGCCgaccctcctccgccgccgccacctccacctccacctcctcctcttcccgCCTCTCTCCTCCGCCACTTCCTCCTCCACCGCCGGCGCATTCGCCACCTCCGACTACTCCTCTCCCTCCACCTCTCCGCACCTCCCCCCCGACTTCGAAGAATTACGACGATTGGAAGTCGGAGGCGACGCCGcccgcgacggcgacggcgacggcgacggcggcgacgacgacgacgttCTCTCCCTCCAAAGCCGTCGCTACGACTTCGCTCCCCTCCTCGACTTCCTCTCCAATTCCATAAGCTCTGCGGACTCCGACTCGGACCCCGGCTCGGCGTCCCCGACCTCGCTCGATCGCGCCGAGTTCCAGCTCGCCGAGTCGTACCGCGCCGTTCCCGCGCCCCTCTGGCACTCTCTTCTCAAGTCCCTCTGCTCCGCTCCTTCGTCCACTGGCCTCGCCTACGCCGTCGTTTCGTGGCTCCAGAAGCACAACCTCTGCTTCTCCTACGAGCTCCTCTACTCCATCCTCATCCACGCTCTCGGACGCTCCGAGAAGCTCTACGAAGCGTTTCTGCTGTCTCAGCGGCAGACTCTAACGCCTCTGACGTACAATGCCCTGATTGGAGCTTGCGCTCGTAACGACGATTTGGAGAAGGCCCTGAATTTGATGTCCAGAATGCGCCAGGACGGGTACCAATCGGATTTTGTCAATTACAGTTTGATTATTCAGTCTCTTACGCGTAGCAACAAGATAGATTCTTCGATTTTGCAAAGGCTCTATAGGGAGATTGAGTTGGATAAGATTGAGCTCGATGCGCAGTTGTTTCATGACGTGATTGTTGGTTTTGCCAAGTCTGGTGATCCAGACAGGGCTTTGCATTTTCTAGGCGTGGCTCAAGGTTGTGGGTTGAGTCCTAAGACGGCTACTCTCGTTGCTGTTATATCTGCATTAGGGAATTCTGGTAGGACTTTGGAGGCGGAAGCAGTTTTCGAGGAGTTGAAAGAAGGTGGGTTGAAACCGAGGACGAGGGCTTATAATGCTTTGTTAAAAGGCTACGTGAAAACGGGGTCTCTGAGAGATGCAGAGTGGATTGTATCGGAGATGGAAAGGAATGGGGTGTTGCCAGATGAGCATACTTATAGTCTTCTTATTGATGCATATGTAAATGCAGGTAGATGGGAAAGCGCGAGAATTGTGTTGAAAGAAATGGAAGCCAGCAATTTGCAGCCGAACTCCTTTGTTTTTGGTAGGATTTTGGCTGCTTATCGTGATAAAGGGGAGTGGCAGAGGACGTTTCAGGTGTTGAGGGAGATGAAAAGTTGTGGGGTGCGCCCTGATAGGCATTTTTACAATGTGATGATTGATACTTTTGGGAAGTATAATTGTCTTGATCATGCAATGGATACATTTGACCGAATGCTATCAGAGGGGATTGAGCCATGTAACGTTACATGGAATACTCTCATTGATTGTCATTCCAAAGCAGGACACCATGACAGAGCAGTAGAGTTGTTTGAGGAAATGAAGGAGAGGGGTTGCTCGCCTTGCACTACGACATATAACATTATGATTAATTCTTTTGGGGAGCAGCAGAGGTGGGAGGATGTAAAGAGCTTGCTGGGAAAGATGCGGGGGGAAGGCTTGCTTCCAAACGTCGTGACGTACACCACGCTTGTTGATATATATGGTCAGTCTGGGAGGTTCAATGACGCTGTAGATTGTTTGGATGATATGAAGTCTGCAGGGTTGAAGCCATCATCGACGATGTATAATGCTTTAATAAATGCTTATGCTCAAAGG GGTATGTCCGACCAAGCATTAGATGCATTCAGGCTCATGAGAGCCGATGGTCTAAAGCCCAGTCTATTTGCTCTAAACTCATTGATCAATGCGTTTGGGGAGGATAGAAGGGATGCTGAAGCCTTTGCTGTGTTGCAGTACATGAAGGAAAAT AATCTGAAGCCAGACGTAGTGACATATACGACGCTCATGAAAGTCCTGATTCGTGTGGATAAGTTTCAGAAG GTTCCAGAGGTGTACGAAGAGATGATAGTATCTGGGTGCATGCCTGACAGGAAAGCCAGAGCTATGTTGCGGTCTGCTCTGAGATACATGAGGCAGACATTGAGATCAagataa
- the LOC104450316 gene encoding uncharacterized protein LOC104450316 — MSKMKLDRKPPLARSPARLRPRRVLRSSATAMKSLQTPPGSLTKSQKLSRAWDIEESELRPEYRSISCELRALTEMVRDELSNADPAGSLFAGGSGANTVSVFERGRFYDVYSARRNERLRRKKGGEQGEEKKAVYDLGVTVEPTKRRGEGKKLQSLRKSVCAAYSVERSEATPAPRYLLRSSTKENKKPPLATNYEKSAIAGERRIGAQRGKKN, encoded by the exons ATGTCGAAAATGAAGCTGGACCGCAAGCCTCCGCTCGCCAGATCTCCGGCCCGCCTTCGTCCCCGCCGCGTCCTCCGGTCGAGCGCGACCGCGATGAAATCCTTGCAGACCCCTCCAG GATCCTTGACGAAATCGCAAAAGCTGAGCCGCGCGTGGGACATCGAAGAATCGGAGCTCCGCCCTGAGTACCGCTCCATCTCGTGCGAGCTCCGCGCGCTGACGGAGATGGTCCGCGACGAGCTCAGCAACGCGGATCCCGCGGGCTCCTTGTTCGCCGGCGGCTCGGGCGCCAACACGGTCTCCGTGTTCGAGAGGGGGAGGTTCTACGACGTGTACTCCGCGAGGAGGAACGAGAGGCTGCGGAGGAAGAAAGGGGGGGAGCagggggaggagaagaaggCCGTGTACGACCTCGGCGTCACGGTCGAGCCGACGAAGAGGAGGGGGGAAGGGAAGAAGCTGCAGAGCCTGAGGAAATCGGTCTGCGCGGCCTACTCTGTGGAGAGGAGTGAGGCGACCCCGGCACCTCGGTACTTGCTCAGAAGCAGCACAAAGGAGAACAAGAAGCCTCCCCTGGCCACGAACTATGAGAAGTCCGCCATCGCCGGCGAGCGAAGGATCGGGGCccagagagggaagaaaaactGA